One stretch of Pieris brassicae chromosome 8, ilPieBrab1.1, whole genome shotgun sequence DNA includes these proteins:
- the LOC123713194 gene encoding organic cation transporter protein-like isoform X3 — MCKPRDVELDKILREIGQFGRYQCHVYRWVVPVIIFNAMFKSQYIFNAAKIDYRCRVPQCEATPPRFETNGWGPWALPDSGGRCERYVSTGVTCSADAFNSSQTERCDSWVYKHNNTIVATFDLACEEWKRTLVGTIHSAGIFIALPLTAYISDTFGRRVAFILTAVAPAAVGVIRSFSTNYIIYVSLELIEAIVGSGVYTSGFILALEMVGINRRVLGGNVISCAFAIGQALVSLIAWGIPEWRTLTRVLYAPSFIFILYCFFIEESVRWLLSKGKIKEAARIIFKAAEINKKKLSPETIKLLTDENVQLEDSVPTNDDKKESLAMQVLRSRVLMSRLFICSFWWITVTFIYYGLSINSVSLGGNSYVNYLLTALVEIPGYCLSVLTLDRFGRKASIMTAFFVCGLSLLGLPFIPEHVQWAQTCLNLLGKLAISMVFSSIYIYTSELYPTSVRHSMVALCSMGGRIGQLIAPQTPLLREQL; from the exons ATGTGCAAGCCGCGCGATGTGGAGCTAGACAAGATACTCCGGGAGATCGGTCAGTTCGGGAGGTACCAGTGCCACGTGTACCGCTGGGTGGTGCCCGTCATCATCTTCAACGCCATGTTCAAGAGCCAATACATCTTTAACGCCGCTAAAATCGATTACAG ATGTCGCGTGCCCCAATGTGAGGCAACGCCACCTCGTTTCGAGACGAACGGTTGGGGGCCGTGGGCGCTGCCGGACTCGGGCGGCCGGTGCGAGCGATATGTGTCTACGGGAGTTACCTGTTCGGCGGATGCCTTCAACAGCTCCCAGACGGAACGTTGCGATAGCTGGGTTTATAAACACAACAATACTATTGTTGCCACC TTTGATCTGGCATGCGAAGAGTGGAAGCGAACGCTGGTTGGAACCATACATAGTGCAGGCATATTCATCGCGCTCCCGCTTACCGCCTACATATCTGACAC ATTCGGTCGACGGGTAGCGTTTATCTTGACGGCGGTGGCCCCTGCGGCGGTGGGCGTGATCCGGTCCTTCTCCACCAACTACATCATCTACGTTAGCCTCGAGCTAATCGAAGCTATTGTCGGCTCCGGCGTATATACCTCGGGTTTCATTCTAG CTCTAGAGATGGTGGGAATCAACCGGAGAGTCCTCGGTGGCAATGTGATATCCTGTGCATTTGCCATCGGCCAAGCGTTGGTGTCACTCATCGCCTGGGGAATTCCAGAATGGAGGACATTGACGAGGGTCCTTTACGCTCCATCGTTCATATTTATCCtgtactgtttttttatagaagagAGTGTACGATGGCTGCTAAGCAAAGGAAAAATAAAGGAGGCAgcaagaataatatttaaagcgGCCGAgataaacaaaaagaaattatCCCCGGagactataaaattattgaccGATGAGAATGTTCAATTGGAAGATTCTGTTCCTACGAACGATGATAAGAAGGAATCTTTGGCGATGCAAGTCCTTCGCTCAAGAGTTTTGATGTcgagattatttatttgctcGTTTTGGTGGATCACAGTGACGTTTATTTACTACGGCCTATCCATAAACTCTGTATCCCTCGGGGGCAATAGTTACGTAAACTACCTACTCACTGCGCTGGTGGAGATTCCGGGATACTGTCTCAGTGTGTTGACCTTGGACCGCTTCGGGAGGAAGGCGTCTATCATGACTGCATTCTTCGTTTGCGGATTATCACTGCTCGGATTGCCATTCATTCCAGAAC ATGTACAGTGGGCTCAAACGTGCCTCAACTTGTTGGGAAAGCTGGCCATCAGTATGGTGTTCAgtagtatatacatatacacatCAGAACTGTACCCCACATCAGTCCGTCACTCGATGGTAGCGCTGTGCTCTATGGGAGGCAGGATAGGGCAGCTGATCGCCCCACAGACCCCCCTTTTA AGAGAACAGCTCTAA